One Spea bombifrons isolate aSpeBom1 chromosome 1, aSpeBom1.2.pri, whole genome shotgun sequence DNA window includes the following coding sequences:
- the LOC128477836 gene encoding vomeronasal type-1 receptor 90-like, producing MIFTAPDIVSLAIYFTTVFGTVANLVILFAFISNAIRHKAFQPLDRIITNMAIVNLLLCCYREIPGILVFFNSSIFGTLGCQLLLYFYHTLRLISIWSVENLSFLHLIKIRSPGNQWSKFIHRHQGQYVNWSLASCWTFSITFHTPYLIYKDRVTPYNKSNPLVTSTYCISPTENMPLRLLTYATVTLDLLLIILVILLNGFIIDLICRHRRQVRDVMTARRSWNKHTAQATKTLLSLLTLYVICWISSDMVWIAIVSGLIENDYDNDMLSAMFGMLSSVYYSVSSCIMVFGYRQVKDYLSDLCSCWPCRIQSSVENMGHQ from the coding sequence ATGATATTTACTGCCCCTGACATTGTGTCTCTGGCAATTTATTTTACCACTGTTTTTGGAACTGTAGCAAACCTCGTCATTCTCTTTGCCTTCATTAGCAATGCCATCAGACACAAAGCCTTCCAGCCCCTGGACAGGATCATAACCAACATGGCCATAGTCAACCTCTTGTTGTGTTGTTATAGGGAGATCCCTGGAATACTAGTGTTCTTCAACTCCAGTATTTTTGGCACCTTGGGATGCCAGCTCCTGCTTTATTTCTACCATACCCTCAGGCTCATCAGTATTTGGTCTGTTGAGAACTTGAGCTTTCTCCACCTCATAAAGATAAGGAGTCCTGGTAACCAGTGGTCCAAGTTCATCCACAGACATCAAGGACAGTACGTCAATTGGTCCCTTGCCAGCTGTTGGACTTTCAGCATCACCTTCCATACGCCGTATCTTATATACAAAGATCGTGTGACTCCATATAACAAAAGCAACCCATTGGTGACAAGTACCTATTGCATAAGTCCAACTGAAAATATGCCTCTTAGACTCTTAACCTACGCCACAGTGACCTTGGACCTGTTGTTAATAATCCTGGTCATCCTGTTGAATGGATTTATAATAGATCTGATCTGTAGGCACAGGAGGCAGGTGAGGGATGTCATGACTGCCAGGCGTAGTTGGAACAAGCACACGGCCCAAGCTACGAAGACTTTGCTTTCTCTTCTCACCCTCTATGTCATCTGCTGGATCTCCAGCGACATGGTGTGGATAGCCATCGTTTCTGGGCTTATAGAAAATGATTATGATAATGACATGCTTTCTGCCATGTTTGGAATGTTATCTTCGGTCTACTACTCGGTTAGCTCTTGCATAATGGTCTTTGGTTACAGACAGGTGAAGGATTACTTGTCAGATCTCTGCAGCTGTTGGCCTTGTAGAATACAAAGCTCCGTAGAGAACATGGGACATCAGTAG
- the LOC128503529 gene encoding vomeronasal type-2 receptor 26-like yields MKLGLKPKIRSRMLGTIQDQLVPAIFASKQLVSVIFVTKHIKLEYYTHFLAFIFTIDEINRNPDILPNVTLGYYAFDSCGYVNKAINNVMQIISGRIMQAPNYFCDKHGQVVGFIGDIGSQTTIAVAQMLNLYGYPQISYGATDSILSDRRQYPYFYRTVQGDEIQYTAILKLLKHFGCNWVGIVTTGDDSGERTLQYLTRETPKYDICIEFSIYVTKEGKYTDYINIIRKSTTEIIIICVYAMAWALNGIDMSLLKDSTGERLSRYSYKAKLNNYLKNVHYKDSTGSDIYFDEKGELPVNYDIINRIIIFDGERKEKILNQVGTFDPSLPDNQQMHIEDCKITWKNDRMPRLRCTEMCHPGFRKAIGEGYHICCYDCIPCSEGEFSNVSDSEDCSECPENEWPDQRKTKCIPKILEFLSYETDILSNVFCVTSIFSVLVTTLIIAIFISFRDTPIVKANNRNLSFVLLVSLKLSFLCVFLFIGRPLDITCMIRHISFGTTFSVALSCMLAKTVMVCIAFKATKPGSIWRNWVGLKLSNAVVLVGSSGQVLISVIWVLLSPPFQELDMHTFTGKIIVQCNEGSLLAFFCMLGYMGLLAAVSFVLAFMVRTLPDNFNEAKHITFSMLVFCSVWVCAIPAYLSSKGKNMVAVEIFATLASSLGIVSCIYLPKCYVILFRAELNTKRHLLHKSFS; encoded by the exons ATGAAGCTGGGTCTAAAGCCGAAGATCAGAAGCAGGATGCTAGGAACAATTCAGGACCAG cttgtcccTGCCAtttttgcctccaaacagcttgtcagtgtcatctttgtcaccaaaca TATTAAACTTGAATATTATACACATTTCCTGGCTTTTATCTTCACCATCGATGAGATAAACAGAAACCCAGACATTTTACCTAACGTTACCCTGGGATATTATGCATTTGATTCCTGCGGATATGTGAATAAAGCCATAAACAACGTGATGCAGATAATATCGGGACGCATCATGCAGGCTCCCAATTATTTCTGCGACAAACACGGCCAGGTGGTGGGTTTTATTGGAGACATTGGTTCCCAAACTACCATCGCTGTGGCACAAATGTTGAATCTTTACGGTTACCCTCAG ATCAGCTATGGGGCTACAGACTCTATACTAAGTGACCGAAGGCAATATCCTTACTTTTACCGAACAGTTCAGGGGGATGAGATCCAGTATACTGCAATTTTAAAGTTATTGAAACATTTTGGATGTAACTGGGTTGGAATCGTTACTACTGGAGATGACAGTGGAGAAAGGACATTGCAGTATCTGACCAGAGAGACCCCTAAATACGACATCTGCATAGAGTTCTCCATTTACGTtacaaaagaaggaaaatatactGACTACATTAACATTATTCGGAAATCTACAACTGAGATTATCATCATTTGTG TATACGCCATGGCCTGGGCATTGAATGGCATTGATATGTCACTGCTTAAAGATTCAACAGGAGAACGATTAAGTAGATACAGCTACAAAGCGAAG CTGAATAACTACCTAAAGAACGTTCATTACAAAGACAGCACCGGCAGTGACATTTATTTTGACGAAAAGGGAGAACTTCCAGTAAATTATGATATTATTAATCGGATAATAATATTTGATggggaaagaaaagagaaaatccTGAATCAGGTGGGCACGTTTGATCCATCACTTCCTGATAACCAGCAAATGCATATTGAGGACTGCAAAATAACTTGGAAAAACGACAGG ATGCCTCGATTGAGGTGCACGGAAATGTGTCACCCAGGATTCAGAAAAGCAATAGGAGAAGGATATCACATTTGCTGCTATGACTGTATCCCATGTTCAGAAGGAGAATTTTCCAATGTATCAG ACAGCGAAGACTGCTCCGAGTGTCCTGAAAATGAATGGCCTGACCAAAGGAAAACCAAGTGTATTCCCAAAATACTGGAGTTTCTATCCTATGAAACGGACATTTTATCTAACGTTTTTTGTGTTACATCTATATTCTCAGTTCTTGTTACTACTCTCATAATTGCAATATTTATCTCATTCCGAGACACCCCCATTGTTAAAGCTAATAATAGGAACCTGAGCTTTGTCCTCCTGGTTTCCCTCAAACTGAGCTTCCTCTGCGTGTTCTTGTTCATTGGTCGCCCGTTGGATATAACCTGCATGATACGTCATATTTCCTTTGGAACAACTTTTTCCGTAGCTCTGTCTTGTATGTTGGCCAAGACCGTCATGGTTTGTATCGCCTTCAAAGCCACAAAGCCTGGCAGCATCTGGAGAAATTGGGTGGGACTGAAGCTGTCCAATGCTGTTGTCTTGGTCGGCTCCTCTGGTCAGGTTCTGATCAGTGTCATTTGGGTGTTACTCTCTCCCCCATTTCAGGAATTAGACATGCACACATTCACTGGGAAAATCATTGTTCAATGTAATGAAGGGTCTCTCTTGGCCTTTTTCTGTAtgttgggttacatggggcttCTGGCAGCTGTGAGTTTTGTTCTAGCTTTCATGGTACGGACTTTGCCAGACAACTTTAATGAAGCCAAACACATCACattcagcatgctggtgttctgcagtGTGTGGGTCTGTGCTATACCGGCCTATCTGAGCAGCAAGGGCAAAAACATGGTGGCTGTAGAGATATTTGCTACCTTGGCTTCAAGTCTTGGAATTGTAAGCTGTATATATCTcccaaaatgttatgttattcTGTTTAGAGCTGAACTTAACACTAAACGACATCTTTTACATAAAAGCTTTTCATAA